A window of Roseateles sp. XES5 genomic DNA:
TGCTGCCAGACGGATACTCTGACGTGCCGGCGGGAAAGCTCGCCGCGGTGGTCACCTGCCTGGAGATGCGGGCGGCGCCTGCGCCGCGTGGCGATCCCGCGCAGCCTGGCATCACGCTGGAACGCATCGAGCGGCCGGACATCGCCTGGTATCGCGATCTCTACAGGCGCATCGGCGCCGACTGGCTCTGGTCCTCGCGCCTTTCTCCCGCCGACGAAGACCTTGCGGCGATTCTCCACCACCCGGATGTCGAGGTTTACGCGGTGATGGCGAATGGGCGCGGCGAGGGGCTCCTGGAACTCGACTTCCGCGCGGCGGGCGCCTGCGAACTCGCCTTTTTCGGCCTGACGACGGCGATCATCGGCAA
This region includes:
- a CDS encoding GNAT family N-acetyltransferase, which gives rise to MLPDGYSDVPAGKLAAVVTCLEMRAAPAPRGDPAQPGITLERIERPDIAWYRDLYRRIGADWLWSSRLSPADEDLAAILHHPDVEVYAVMANGRGEGLLELDFRAAGACELAFFGLTTAIIGNGTGRWLMNRAIARAWSREGSAIGRFWVHTCTLDSPQALGFYMRSGFVPVERQVEVFDDPRLTGVLPETAAPHIPILRP